Part of the Sporosarcina sp. FSL K6-2383 genome is shown below.
ATTCAGCGTCTCTACATTTTCCACGCCAACCGCCTGCAAGGTGTCATTCGTTATTTCCATCATATAGCCGTGCTCAGCATTCGACACGTCCACGACATGTAAAAGTAGATCAGCGTCTCGCGCTTCCTCCAACGTGGAGCGGAATGCTTTGACGAGATGGGTAGGTAGCCTTGATACAAAACCAACTGTATCCGTTAATATAAATTGCTTATTATCAATCAGTTTCACATTGCGGACAGATGTATCCAATGTCGCAAATAACATATCTTCTTCGTAGACTTGTTTCGCATTTTCAGCATCCATCTTCAGTAGCAACTTGTTCATGAGCGTGGACTTACCTGCATTCGTATAACCTACAATTGAGACAACAGGTGTACCACTTTTCTTCCGCTGCTTGCGCTGTGTTTCACGTTGGTCCTTGACATGATCTAAATCACGACGAAGTTTAGCAATTTGATCTTCAATTTTACGACGATCCAGCTCGAGCTTCGTTTCCCCAGCGCCTTTATTCTGGAGTCCACCACCTGTACCGCCGCCCCCTTGGCGACCGAGCGAGGCGCGTAAACCAACAAGTCGAGGAAGCATGTATTGCAACTGTGCCAGTTCAACCTGCATCCGAGCCTCATTCGTTCTGGCACGTCTCGCAAAAATGTCCAAGATCAGCATCGTTCGGTCAATGACTTTACACTGTAGCTCCTGCTCCATATTACGAATTTGAGAGGGCGAGAGTTCATCGTTAAAAATGACCAAGTTGGCATCTAATTCTTCATAAAAATTGCGAATTTCTTCGATTTTCCCTTTTCCCACATAATGAGAGGGATGGCGACGTTCTAAGTTTTGCGTCACTTCACCGACTACCTCCACGGCAATCGCTTCCGCTAGATTTTTCAATTCTTCCATCGCATAGGCGAAATGCTCATCTTTTTGCTCATGCACTCCGACAAGCACCGCACGTTCCACTAACACTTCCATCCAACGACTCCTCTCCAACCACACCATAAGTCCATTTATCTTACCATATGTAGATTCACACACCAATTAAGGCGGTTCTTTTCTAGTTAGCCTGCCCAATGACAACATCCGTCAACCTGTCCTTCTCACCTTCATGCTCCACAAACTTCAACAAAACATTTGGCAAGGCAATATCATCGGCATCGCCCACTTTTTGTGACAATAAAATGGCCCACTCTGCTGTTTCTCTTAGCGGATCCTCAACACTGAAGACACATTCCTTAATTTCTAGCTGTTCATTAGCCGTTGAAATCGCGCCATCTTCACGTAACTTGGCAAAACGGATATCCTCCGCATCCTCCCACTCGATAAAAAATGGGTACGGCAATTCATTCGATACGTGTTGATTGACAAACAGCATTTTCCACTTGCGCAACTGACCCGCAGTCGTTCTTCGTTGTGCATCCAATACCCCAGACGTCTGAAATCCCTTATTTTCAATTTCCTCTTTAAACTGCTCAATATCGTCGACAGCTAGACAAATAGTGCCCCACCCCTCACCATCCTGTAAATCGTGTAGCAATAATCTCGGCAATGGATGGTCTACCTGTTCCGCAACATCCTGTCGTTCCACTGACAGCCATTCAATATAGGCATTTTTTACATACAATAATGCATTATGCGTTCCCCATTGCTCATGGCGACCACCTATAACCGCAGACTGTTGTTCCGCAACCCATTCTTCCGGTCTCCGCTTCGAAAAATAAACAACATGATCCAGTTTCATAATTAGAATACCCCCTTCTGAATAAAAGAAAAGCCTGCAGTATGCACTACAGGCTTTCCATCTTATTTATCTTCGCTCAAAATTTTAAGGGCTGCATCGAATTCTTGGTCAATCTCACTATTTTTCTTATAAGTAGCATTACTTACAAGAACTGCGACAATTAAGCAGAGTAAGAAGCCAGGAATGATTTCATAAAGGGTACCTTTTAATACATCAACGTTCCCCCAAATCATAACAGTAACAGCTCCCGTAATCATACCCCATAGTGCACCTTTTGTTGTGAGCTTGCGCCAGTAAAGAGATAGCAAGATGATTGGACCAAATGCAGCACCAAACCCTGCCCAAGCAAATGATACAATACTTAAGATTGATTC
Proteins encoded:
- the hflX gene encoding GTPase HflX, with the protein product MEVLVERAVLVGVHEQKDEHFAYAMEELKNLAEAIAVEVVGEVTQNLERRHPSHYVGKGKIEEIRNFYEELDANLVIFNDELSPSQIRNMEQELQCKVIDRTMLILDIFARRARTNEARMQVELAQLQYMLPRLVGLRASLGRQGGGGTGGGLQNKGAGETKLELDRRKIEDQIAKLRRDLDHVKDQRETQRKQRKKSGTPVVSIVGYTNAGKSTLMNKLLLKMDAENAKQVYEEDMLFATLDTSVRNVKLIDNKQFILTDTVGFVSRLPTHLVKAFRSTLEEARDADLLLHVVDVSNAEHGYMMEITNDTLQAVGVENVETLNVYNKADLAGIRYPEVSDDSIWLSAKEGKGLDELVELIKKKIFGQYSTCKLLVPFDRGDIVSYLNDKANVKSTEYEEDGTLLTVEMDSSERTKFEEFIVSY
- a CDS encoding VOC family protein encodes the protein MKLDHVVYFSKRRPEEWVAEQQSAVIGGRHEQWGTHNALLYVKNAYIEWLSVERQDVAEQVDHPLPRLLLHDLQDGEGWGTICLAVDDIEQFKEEIENKGFQTSGVLDAQRRTTAGQLRKWKMLFVNQHVSNELPYPFFIEWEDAEDIRFAKLREDGAISTANEQLEIKECVFSVEDPLRETAEWAILLSQKVGDADDIALPNVLLKFVEHEGEKDRLTDVVIGQAN